From a single Alloactinosynnema sp. L-07 genomic region:
- a CDS encoding roadblock/LC7 domain-containing protein, giving the protein MNDKFGQDNQLNWLLDDLVRRVVGIRHSVVLSADGLLLGRSDGLSKDDSEHLSAMASAFQSLARGTGRQFGGGQVRQTIVEMDHAFLFVTAAGRGACLAVLGEEDADVGMIAYEMNMLVKRVGAHLASAPRVGQLPVAVPGRRPS; this is encoded by the coding sequence GTGAACGACAAGTTCGGACAGGACAACCAGCTCAACTGGCTATTGGACGACCTCGTGCGCAGGGTGGTCGGCATCCGGCACTCGGTCGTGCTCTCCGCCGACGGGTTGCTGCTAGGCCGCTCCGACGGCCTGTCCAAGGACGACTCGGAGCACCTGTCGGCCATGGCGTCGGCGTTCCAAAGCCTGGCCAGGGGGACCGGCAGGCAGTTCGGCGGCGGGCAGGTCCGGCAGACGATCGTCGAGATGGACCACGCGTTCCTGTTCGTCACCGCCGCGGGCCGCGGTGCCTGCCTCGCGGTGCTCGGCGAGGAGGACGCCGACGTCGGCATGATCGCCTACGAGATGAACATGCTGGTCAAGCGGGTCGGCGCGCATCTGGCGTCGGCGCCCCGAGTGGGTCAGCTTCCGGTGGCGGTGCCCGGCAGACGGCCTTCGTGA
- a CDS encoding DUF6319 family protein → MVSTETEAVPAEPETAAATESAEQAEAAVPETAEPAPKKARATRAPSTAKKTRTVELTLTVTGTAEGDWQAELSQGGKRVVQGLAIPAAAVSRAAAELHEDISKAIEVVIDTAREAHRARMAELEAELSKVKAALAELQD, encoded by the coding sequence ATGGTGTCCACGGAGACCGAAGCTGTGCCCGCAGAGCCCGAGACCGCAGCGGCCACCGAGTCCGCGGAGCAGGCGGAGGCGGCGGTCCCCGAGACCGCCGAGCCCGCCCCGAAGAAGGCTCGCGCCACGCGCGCGCCGAGCACGGCCAAGAAGACCCGCACGGTGGAGCTGACCCTCACCGTCACCGGCACCGCGGAAGGCGACTGGCAGGCCGAGCTGTCACAGGGCGGCAAGCGCGTCGTGCAGGGCCTGGCCATCCCGGCCGCCGCCGTCTCGCGCGCCGCCGCCGAACTGCACGAGGACATCTCGAAGGCCATCGAGGTCGTCATCGACACCGCCCGCGAAGCCCACCGCGCCCGGATGGCGGAGCTGGAAGCGGAACTGTCGAAGGTGAAGGCCGCCCTCGCGGAGCTGCAGGACTGA
- a CDS encoding heme oxygenase (biliverdin-producing), with product MSEEIPFSQVLRQATREGHDRAQESPYIVALIAGDLSRAGYTALAAQHYFIYAAIESAAAAMRRDPVAGPFVVDTLHRVPALTADLAALLGPDWQTRIQPTAATEAYRARVAEVGHTSVGFVAHHYTRYLGDIAGGQVIRARLRTQHGITGAGAHFYDFDDLGPAPVFRDRYRRLLDTAPWTAEQRAAVIAESRLAFELNTAVFTDLADDLDKFLVA from the coding sequence ATGTCCGAGGAGATCCCGTTCTCGCAGGTCCTGCGGCAGGCGACGCGAGAAGGCCACGACCGGGCCCAGGAGTCGCCGTACATCGTGGCGCTCATCGCCGGCGACCTCAGCCGGGCCGGGTACACCGCGCTCGCCGCGCAGCACTACTTCATCTACGCGGCGATCGAGTCGGCCGCGGCGGCGATGCGCCGCGACCCGGTCGCGGGCCCGTTCGTGGTCGACACGCTGCACCGCGTGCCCGCGCTGACCGCCGACCTGGCCGCCCTGCTCGGCCCGGACTGGCAGACCCGGATCCAGCCCACCGCGGCCACCGAGGCCTATCGGGCCAGGGTCGCCGAGGTCGGGCACACCTCGGTCGGCTTCGTCGCCCACCACTACACCCGCTACCTCGGCGACATCGCGGGCGGCCAGGTCATCCGGGCCCGGCTGCGCACCCAGCACGGCATCACCGGCGCGGGCGCCCATTTCTACGATTTCGACGACTTGGGCCCCGCGCCGGTCTTCCGCGACCGCTACCGCCGCCTGCTCGACACCGCGCCGTGGACGGCCGAACAGCGCGCCGCCGTGATCGCCGAGTCACGGCTGGCCTTCGAGCTGAACACCGCGGTGTTCACCGACCTGGCCGACGACCTGGACAAGTTCCTAGTGGCGTGA
- a CDS encoding DUF2993 domain-containing protein: MSGPFDGWLPMRGLEAVLSAGRSLLPSVPTTPAGVVETAVRVTAQRLRGKRVTVKSGGQEIPLTVVDLDCAGDTLRLAQGRIDAVSFEANDVAWPALTLDRLLVTARDLRLAGPFSTAIMAESVTLAVSLSTEALRAELAKVRPDLRVRFGERLFVARDPWPGELEVVPEVDDGVAQLRPTALWLAGRRMPMPARLRPFEVPLPDLPRGLRLTSVTTSADGVELRGEAQHWRDRLSSTPLVELLNLLATAAQTFTVGR, encoded by the coding sequence GTGAGTGGGCCGTTCGACGGATGGCTGCCGATGCGCGGCCTGGAGGCGGTGCTCTCGGCGGGACGCTCGCTGCTGCCCTCCGTGCCGACCACGCCCGCCGGGGTGGTCGAGACAGCCGTGCGGGTGACCGCGCAGCGCCTGCGCGGCAAGCGCGTCACCGTCAAGTCCGGCGGCCAGGAGATCCCGCTGACGGTGGTCGACCTGGACTGCGCGGGCGACACGCTGCGCCTGGCTCAGGGTCGCATCGACGCGGTCAGCTTCGAGGCCAACGACGTCGCCTGGCCCGCGCTGACCCTCGACCGGCTCCTGGTGACCGCCCGGGACCTGCGGCTCGCGGGTCCGTTCTCAACGGCGATCATGGCCGAGTCGGTGACGCTGGCGGTGTCACTGTCGACCGAGGCGCTGCGCGCCGAGCTGGCCAAGGTGCGCCCCGACCTGCGCGTCCGCTTCGGCGAGCGGCTGTTCGTGGCCCGCGACCCGTGGCCGGGCGAACTCGAGGTCGTCCCCGAGGTCGACGACGGTGTGGCCCAGCTGCGGCCGACCGCCCTGTGGCTCGCGGGCAGGCGGATGCCGATGCCCGCGCGGCTGCGTCCATTCGAGGTGCCGCTGCCGGATCTGCCGCGCGGCCTGCGCCTGACGTCGGTGACCACCTCGGCCGACGGCGTCGAGCTGCGCGGCGAGGCTCAGCACTGGCGGGACCGGCTGTCCTCGACCCCGCTGGTCGAGCTGCTCAATCTGCTGGCTACCGCCGCTCAGACCTTCACAGTCGGGCGCTAG
- a CDS encoding SDR family NAD(P)-dependent oxidoreductase produces the protein MTAIQDNPVEGISAHDLPGDGLTDTEREAAEDAAATRREASADSLSPVDDEPADHGPGIDPDRLQACLAVIAEVNELPPEHPDAVAVRRATAGVYKSVRRRRKAAKRAAVTDADRAVTHATATGSPDRIDDETQGIPLVSNTVGASAGTLLRSRACYTCKQRFHVVDAFYHQLCPPCALKNRDRRDARTDLTGRRALLTGGRAKIGMYIALRLLRDGAHTTITTRFPNDAARRFAAMPDSADWLHRLRIVGVDLRDPAQVVALADTVAAQGPLDIIINNAAQTVRRSAGSYSVLVEAESAPLPAGPLPEMLTMGRTGDAHPAALAGAVAHTSDLHPVTALALTAGSASPERIADNTAIDAGGLVPDLHPVNSWTQKVDEVDAMELLEVQLCNQTAPFILISRLRPAMAAAAARRKYVVNVSAMEGQFSRAYKGPGHPHTNMAKAALNMLTRTSAQEMLTDGILMTAVDTGWITDERPHPTKMRLADEGFHAPLDLVDGAARVYDPIVRGELGEDIYGCFLKDYAPAPW, from the coding sequence ATGACGGCGATTCAGGACAACCCGGTCGAGGGGATCTCAGCCCACGACCTACCGGGTGACGGCCTCACCGACACCGAGCGTGAAGCCGCCGAGGACGCCGCCGCCACCCGGCGCGAAGCGTCCGCGGACAGCCTCTCCCCCGTGGACGACGAGCCCGCGGACCACGGCCCCGGCATCGACCCCGACCGCCTCCAGGCCTGCCTCGCCGTCATCGCCGAGGTCAACGAACTGCCCCCCGAGCACCCCGACGCCGTGGCCGTCCGCCGGGCGACGGCGGGCGTCTACAAGTCGGTCCGCAGGCGCCGCAAGGCCGCCAAGCGGGCCGCGGTGACCGACGCCGACCGGGCCGTCACCCACGCCACCGCCACCGGCTCCCCCGACCGCATCGACGACGAGACCCAGGGCATCCCCCTGGTGTCCAACACCGTCGGCGCCAGCGCGGGCACGCTGCTGCGCTCCCGGGCCTGCTACACCTGCAAGCAGCGCTTCCACGTGGTCGACGCGTTCTACCACCAGCTCTGCCCGCCGTGCGCGTTGAAGAACCGCGACCGCCGCGACGCGCGGACCGACCTCACCGGCAGGCGGGCCCTGCTCACCGGCGGCCGGGCCAAGATCGGCATGTACATCGCCCTGCGCCTGCTGCGCGACGGGGCGCACACCACCATCACCACCCGCTTCCCCAACGACGCCGCGCGCCGGTTCGCCGCGATGCCCGACAGCGCCGACTGGCTGCACCGGCTGCGCATCGTCGGCGTCGACCTGCGGGACCCGGCCCAGGTCGTCGCCCTGGCCGACACGGTCGCCGCGCAGGGTCCGCTCGACATCATCATCAACAACGCCGCGCAGACCGTGCGCCGGTCGGCGGGCTCGTACTCGGTGCTGGTCGAAGCCGAGTCCGCTCCCCTGCCCGCGGGCCCGCTGCCCGAGATGCTCACCATGGGCCGCACCGGCGACGCCCACCCGGCCGCGCTCGCGGGCGCCGTCGCGCACACCTCCGACCTGCATCCGGTCACCGCGCTGGCGCTCACCGCGGGCTCGGCGTCCCCCGAGCGCATCGCCGACAACACCGCGATCGACGCGGGCGGCCTGGTGCCCGATCTGCACCCGGTAAACAGCTGGACGCAGAAGGTCGACGAGGTCGACGCGATGGAGCTGCTGGAAGTGCAGCTGTGTAACCAGACCGCACCGTTCATCCTCATCAGCAGGCTGCGCCCGGCGATGGCCGCGGCGGCCGCGCGGCGCAAGTACGTGGTAAACGTGTCCGCTATGGAGGGTCAGTTCAGCCGTGCCTACAAAGGACCCGGGCACCCGCACACCAACATGGCCAAGGCCGCGCTGAACATGCTCACCCGCACCAGCGCGCAGGAGATGCTGACCGACGGCATCCTGATGACCGCCGTCGACACCGGCTGGATCACCGACGAGCGCCCGCACCCGACCAAGATGCGGTTGGCCGACGAGGGTTTCCACGCCCCGCTCGACCTCGTGGACGGGGCCGCGCGGGTCTACGATCCGATCGTGCGCGGCGAACTCGGCGAGGACATCTACGGCTGCTTCCTCAAGGATTACGCACCCGCCCCCTGGTAG
- a CDS encoding DUF4153 domain-containing protein has product MSPMPVLTIPLKPTFFDTYWPARSPRAPRVALLATGGAAVAAASTVPLDKPGIGWFAAAVAIAVALVVVAGQTPGRLRVGWLVAGLALMAVGGVRASEWLFVLCVMTACGAASLAVTGGRSVRALAFGVVAVGIAAFRALPWAASGLRTLRRGSDSPRIGRSVLIAVALFALFGSLLAGADEGFGNLLGGLLPDLDGDRVTEWIFLFTAATFAVLGAVFVLANPATVDEMPASARKRVSLAEWALPVGVVVALFTAFVGVQLAVLFGGSEYVLTTADLTYAQYARSGFWQLLAVTLLTLVVLAVAARVAPTDTAADRLWLRALLGALAVLTLVIVVSAMGRLWTYQQTYGFTVLRLLVGVCEIWLGIIYVLVLVAGVRLRGAWVPQAVVGTAVAMLIGLAALDPERFIADRNVARYAETGDIDTVYLSMLSEDVVPALAELPEPLRACALRDFDGTDEDTPMTWNLSRAQARTILATMPRIDPYGCGSSAYR; this is encoded by the coding sequence ATGAGTCCGATGCCGGTGCTCACCATTCCCCTCAAACCCACTTTCTTCGACACCTACTGGCCCGCGAGATCACCACGGGCCCCACGTGTCGCGCTGCTGGCGACGGGTGGCGCGGCTGTCGCCGCCGCGTCCACGGTCCCGCTGGACAAGCCCGGGATCGGGTGGTTCGCCGCGGCCGTCGCCATCGCGGTGGCGCTGGTCGTGGTCGCGGGACAGACGCCGGGGCGGCTGCGGGTCGGCTGGCTCGTGGCCGGGCTGGCCCTGATGGCCGTCGGCGGCGTCAGGGCGTCGGAGTGGCTGTTCGTCCTGTGCGTGATGACGGCCTGCGGCGCGGCTTCGCTGGCGGTGACCGGCGGCCGATCGGTGCGCGCGCTCGCCTTCGGTGTGGTCGCGGTCGGGATCGCGGCGTTCCGGGCGCTGCCGTGGGCCGCGTCCGGGCTGCGCACGCTGCGCCGCGGGTCCGACTCGCCGCGCATCGGGCGGTCGGTACTGATCGCGGTCGCCCTGTTCGCACTGTTCGGGTCGCTGCTGGCGGGCGCCGACGAGGGCTTCGGCAACCTGCTCGGCGGCCTGCTCCCCGACCTGGACGGGGACCGGGTCACCGAGTGGATCTTCCTGTTCACCGCGGCCACGTTCGCCGTGCTCGGCGCGGTCTTCGTGCTCGCCAACCCCGCCACAGTCGACGAGATGCCCGCATCCGCCCGCAAGCGGGTCAGCCTGGCCGAGTGGGCGCTGCCGGTCGGCGTGGTGGTCGCGCTGTTCACCGCGTTCGTCGGCGTCCAGCTCGCGGTGCTGTTCGGCGGCAGCGAGTACGTGCTGACCACCGCCGACCTCACCTACGCCCAGTACGCCCGCTCCGGCTTCTGGCAGCTGCTGGCCGTCACTCTGCTCACCCTGGTCGTCCTCGCCGTCGCCGCCAGGGTCGCCCCGACCGACACCGCGGCCGACCGGCTCTGGCTGCGGGCCCTGCTCGGCGCGCTGGCCGTGCTGACGCTGGTGATCGTGGTGTCGGCCATGGGGCGGCTGTGGACCTACCAGCAGACCTACGGCTTCACCGTGCTGCGCCTGCTCGTCGGCGTGTGCGAGATCTGGCTCGGGATCATCTACGTGCTGGTCCTGGTGGCCGGGGTGCGGCTGCGCGGGGCCTGGGTGCCCCAGGCGGTCGTGGGCACCGCGGTCGCCATGCTCATCGGCCTGGCCGCTCTCGACCCAGAGCGGTTCATCGCCGACCGCAACGTCGCCCGCTACGCCGAGACCGGCGACATCGACACCGTCTACCTGTCAATGCTCTCCGAGGACGTGGTCCCGGCGCTGGCCGAACTGCCCGAGCCGCTGCGGGCCTGCGCGCTGCGCGACTTCGACGGGACCGACGAGGACACCCCGATGACCTGGAATCTCAGCCGCGCCCAGGCCAGGACCATTCTCGCCACCATGCCCCGGATTGATCCGTACGGGTGTGGTTCGAGCGCATACCGGTGA
- a CDS encoding nitrate- and nitrite sensing domain-containing protein produces the protein MKRKTRRQAKATSIRSRLTGVVAVPAVILLVMWAVFSTFTIFDGIYIRDTAAAVKGGAIPAVNTLSALQRERQATIAALIADRPDLIGLTEQQQTTDLSLRDFTAALEEMPGSATPEVDARLKPFVEAVTALPDRRIQVGGGNADKVEIYRYYNSLLDAGFALFDTQARELPDADMVESTLTMIEVIRAGDRMSRASSLAAIAIAAGGFTPDQHVEFVGLVGSYRTALATQVDLGTDPLKGAFQRLAATQAWGRLVADENRLIVAGPKAEDTGSRRSQPPAPPVSAQDWESVSGTAAEELIKLATQQVAGAVDVVVERADARFRTGLIGSLVALFLVVLGMVAASVFARRLIDKALVTRLEGLKTDSLRLAHERLPDIVDRLRQGARVDVGAEVPPLDYGTDEIGQVADAFNAAQYTAIAAAVKESQAREGVNRVFLGIAHRHQGLVHRQLKILDKIEREEENPEHLDALFQLDHLATRARRNAENLIILAGEQPGRQWRKPVRLLDILRAAVAETEQYVRVRVRQVPDVALHGVAVADTIHLVAELVDNAASFSPPRSQVEVYTSLVSGGVVVEIEDHGLGMTAEDREAANQMLAYPPEFDAMALRGESRLGLFVVARLAVRRSIRVELRESPYGGTVALVFLPSDIVVEAVEADHGAPSPRPRQQTLRTPRKPEPEVRYEPPVGPAFDRMWSDVAGSAEDTLWPQVDAEEAMPPQRTYSVTEPVSRNGSRSAELPRRERTDNGVGEPAKVDEARQGAGQTAPPLPRRKRQQHLAPQLREEPPSEVELPDREHSPERIRSTMAAFQRGTQDARRADPPVEP, from the coding sequence GTGAAGCGCAAGACCCGTAGGCAGGCCAAGGCGACCTCGATCCGGTCCCGCCTGACCGGTGTCGTCGCCGTCCCCGCGGTGATCCTGCTGGTGATGTGGGCGGTCTTCTCCACCTTCACCATCTTCGACGGCATCTACATCCGCGACACCGCGGCCGCCGTCAAGGGCGGCGCGATCCCGGCGGTCAACACGCTCTCGGCCCTGCAGCGCGAACGCCAGGCCACGATCGCGGCGCTCATCGCCGACAGGCCCGACCTGATCGGCCTCACCGAACAGCAGCAGACCACCGACCTGTCCCTGCGGGATTTCACCGCGGCACTGGAGGAGATGCCGGGCAGCGCGACCCCCGAGGTCGACGCCCGGCTCAAGCCGTTCGTCGAGGCGGTCACCGCGCTGCCCGACCGGCGCATCCAGGTCGGCGGCGGCAACGCGGACAAGGTCGAGATCTACCGCTACTACAACAGCCTCCTGGACGCCGGGTTCGCCCTGTTCGACACCCAGGCCCGCGAGCTGCCCGACGCGGACATGGTCGAGTCCACCCTGACCATGATCGAGGTCATCCGGGCGGGCGACCGGATGTCGCGGGCGTCCTCGCTCGCCGCGATCGCAATCGCCGCGGGCGGCTTCACGCCAGATCAGCACGTCGAGTTCGTCGGCCTGGTCGGCTCGTACCGCACGGCGCTGGCCACCCAGGTGGACCTGGGCACCGATCCGCTGAAGGGCGCCTTCCAGCGGCTGGCGGCCACCCAGGCCTGGGGCAGGCTGGTCGCCGACGAGAACCGGCTGATCGTCGCGGGCCCCAAGGCCGAGGACACGGGCAGCAGGCGAAGCCAGCCGCCCGCGCCCCCGGTCAGCGCCCAGGACTGGGAGTCGGTCTCGGGCACCGCGGCCGAGGAACTGATCAAACTGGCCACCCAGCAGGTCGCGGGCGCGGTCGACGTGGTGGTCGAGCGAGCCGACGCGCGGTTCCGGACCGGCCTGATCGGCAGTCTGGTCGCCCTGTTCCTGGTAGTCCTCGGCATGGTCGCCGCCAGCGTGTTCGCCCGCCGCCTGATCGACAAGGCGCTGGTCACCCGCTTGGAAGGGCTCAAGACCGACTCGCTGCGGCTGGCCCACGAGCGCCTTCCTGACATCGTCGACCGGCTGCGCCAGGGCGCCAGGGTCGACGTCGGCGCCGAGGTGCCCCCGCTGGACTACGGCACCGACGAGATCGGCCAGGTGGCCGACGCGTTCAACGCCGCGCAGTACACCGCCATCGCCGCGGCGGTGAAGGAGAGCCAGGCCCGCGAGGGTGTCAACCGGGTCTTCCTCGGCATCGCCCACCGCCACCAGGGCCTGGTGCACCGCCAGCTCAAGATCCTGGACAAGATCGAGCGTGAGGAGGAGAACCCCGAGCACCTCGACGCGCTGTTCCAGCTCGACCACCTCGCCACCCGCGCCCGCCGCAACGCCGAGAACCTGATCATCCTGGCGGGCGAGCAGCCCGGCAGGCAGTGGCGCAAGCCGGTGCGGCTGCTCGACATCCTGCGCGCCGCGGTCGCCGAGACCGAGCAGTACGTCCGGGTCCGGGTGCGCCAGGTGCCCGACGTGGCGCTGCACGGCGTCGCCGTGGCCGACACCATCCACCTCGTCGCCGAACTGGTCGACAACGCCGCGTCGTTCTCCCCGCCGCGCTCCCAGGTCGAGGTCTACACCAGCCTGGTGTCCGGCGGCGTGGTCGTGGAGATCGAGGACCACGGCCTCGGCATGACCGCCGAGGACCGCGAGGCCGCCAACCAGATGCTGGCCTACCCGCCCGAATTCGACGCGATGGCGCTGCGCGGCGAGTCCCGCCTCGGCCTGTTCGTCGTCGCCCGGCTCGCGGTGCGCCGTTCGATCCGGGTCGAGCTGCGTGAGTCGCCCTACGGCGGCACGGTCGCGCTGGTCTTCCTCCCCTCCGACATCGTCGTCGAGGCGGTGGAGGCCGACCATGGCGCGCCCAGCCCCCGACCGCGGCAGCAGACCCTGCGCACGCCGCGCAAGCCCGAGCCCGAGGTTCGCTACGAGCCGCCGGTCGGGCCCGCGTTCGACCGGATGTGGTCGGACGTGGCCGGGTCGGCCGAGGACACGCTGTGGCCGCAGGTCGACGCGGAGGAGGCCATGCCGCCGCAGCGGACCTACTCGGTGACGGAGCCGGTCTCGCGCAACGGCAGCCGGTCCGCGGAGCTGCCCAGACGCGAGCGAACCGACAACGGAGTTGGGGAACCGGCGAAGGTGGATGAAGCGCGACAGGGGGCGGGGCAGACCGCTCCGCCCCTGCCAAGACGCAAGCGACAACAGCACCTCGCGCCGCAGCTGCGGGAGGAACCGCCGTCGGAGGTGGAACTGCCCGACCGGGAACACTCCCCGGAACGGATCCGCTCCACCATGGCCGCGTTCCAGCGAGGCACTCAGGACGCACGCCGAGCCGACCCTCCGGTCGAGCCGTGA
- a CDS encoding ATP/GTP-binding protein, whose amino-acid sequence MAFGGSDQVSDTGVIPTSIKIVVAGGFGVGKTTMVNSVSEIPPLRTEEVLTEASVGIDDMVGIEGKETTTVALDFGRITINPRVVLYLFGTPGQNRFWFMWDELAMGALGAIVLVDTRRLDSSFPSIDFFEHRNIPFIVAVNGFEGTWPHTEAEVRQALDLDDGVPIVRCDVRERESSKDVLVELVQYTMNQLSASARL is encoded by the coding sequence ATGGCATTCGGAGGATCTGACCAGGTGAGTGACACGGGCGTGATCCCCACCTCGATCAAGATCGTGGTGGCTGGTGGGTTCGGCGTCGGGAAGACCACGATGGTCAACTCGGTCAGCGAGATCCCGCCGCTGCGGACCGAGGAGGTCCTGACCGAGGCCAGTGTCGGCATCGACGACATGGTGGGCATCGAGGGCAAGGAGACGACGACTGTCGCCTTGGACTTCGGCCGCATCACGATCAACCCGCGGGTGGTGCTCTACCTGTTCGGCACCCCCGGCCAGAACCGCTTCTGGTTCATGTGGGACGAGCTGGCCATGGGCGCGCTGGGCGCGATCGTGCTGGTCGACACCCGCAGGCTGGACTCCAGCTTTCCGTCGATCGACTTCTTCGAGCACCGCAACATCCCGTTCATCGTCGCGGTCAACGGCTTCGAGGGCACCTGGCCGCACACCGAGGCCGAGGTGCGCCAGGCGCTCGACCTCGACGACGGGGTGCCGATCGTCCGCTGCGACGTGCGGGAACGCGAGTCGAGCAAGGATGTGCTGGTGGAGCTGGTCCAGTACACGATGAACCAGCTCTCGGCTAGCGCCCGACTGTGA
- a CDS encoding DUF742 domain-containing protein codes for MRSDQDWWFDDAAGPLVRPYAMTRGRTRPGAPNLNLVTQIRASQSRSDPSSLTPEHREIIDLCKVPLSVAEVAAYLNVPLVVVKVLISDLIERGDVVAGALFQTSEIADTKLLQAVLDGIRRI; via the coding sequence ATGCGATCGGACCAAGACTGGTGGTTCGACGACGCGGCGGGCCCGCTGGTCCGGCCCTACGCGATGACCAGGGGCCGCACGCGGCCAGGGGCGCCCAACCTCAACCTGGTGACCCAGATCCGCGCGTCCCAGTCGCGGTCGGACCCTTCGTCGCTCACCCCGGAGCACCGGGAGATCATCGACCTGTGCAAAGTCCCGCTCTCGGTCGCCGAGGTGGCCGCGTATCTGAACGTCCCGCTCGTCGTGGTCAAGGTCTTGATCAGCGATCTGATCGAGCGTGGCGACGTGGTGGCCGGGGCGCTGTTCCAGACCTCGGAGATCGCCGACACGAAACTTCTGCAGGCGGTGCTCGATGGCATTCGGAGGATCTGA